The following proteins are co-located in the Toxotes jaculatrix isolate fToxJac2 chromosome 9, fToxJac2.pri, whole genome shotgun sequence genome:
- the LOC121187363 gene encoding P2Y purinoceptor 13-like produces the protein MMVANNASHLSSDCGPFSLVTVNVVFSYLVFFVFPIALLLNGIAVWVSLHLRSTCSFIVYLKNLVASDLLMTLTLPLMAASMLPEAAFELKAFACRYSNVIFFCSLYTSITLMGLISLDRFFKIVRPCGKVLGQNVVFSLVMSTMVWVIIFGSTAIPTIVLTNQNPVNITGDFCMSLKSPAGVTLHKYVVLFMEALFWLISMLIVFCYICITLKVLQSFRNSGSNNSQGKKKTKLRVFLILLVFSVCFVPLHVMRIPFTLLEIFSASVCAQMWMVVIHKVALWVSTTNACLDPFLYIYLCREYRDKLVDMMKARGVCVWLYSGENEGVSQ, from the coding sequence ATGATGGTGGCCAACAACGCATCACACCTCTCCTCTGACTGTGGCCCTTTCAGCCTTGTGACTGTAAATGTGGTGTTCTCATATCTTGTCTTCTTCGTGTTCCCCATTGCATTACTGCTCAACGGGATTGCAGTATGGGTGTCTTTACACCTCCgctccacctgctccttcaTTGTGTATCTTAAAAACCTTGTGGCTTCTGACCTGCTCATGACTCTGACACTCCCGCTGATGGCAGCTAGCATGCTCCCTGAAGCAGCATTTGAGTTAAAGGCGTTTGCCTGCCGTTACtctaatgtaatttttttctgttctttgtacACAAGCATTACTTTAATGGGTCTTATCAGCCTGGACCGATTCTTCAAAATTGTTAGACCATGTGGAAAAGTGCTCGGACAAAATGTGGTGTTCAGTCTTGTAATGTCCACCATGGTTTGGGTGATAATATTTGGCAGCACAGCGATCCCAACCATCGTTCTAACTAACCAGAATCCTGTTAATATAACAGGAGATTTCTGTATGTCCCTGAAAAGCCCAGCTGGTGTGACACTTCACAAGTATGTGGTTTTATTTATGGAGGCTCTTTTCTGGCTCATCAGCATGCTGATTGTGTTTTGCTACATCTGCATCACCCTGAAAGTCCTGCAGTCCTTCAGGAACTCTGGGAGCAACAACAGccaaggaaagaagaaaaccaaACTACGAGTCTTCTTGATCCTCctagtgtttagtgtgtgttttgttcctcTCCATGTGATGCGTATTCCTTTCACACTACTTGAAATCTTTAGCGCCAGTGTCTGCGCTCAGATGTGGATGGTGGTAATTCATAAAGTAGCCCTGTGGGTCTCTACCACAAATGCCTGTCTGGACCCTTTTCTCTACATCTATCTGTGTAGGGAGTACAGAGACAAACTGGTTGACATGATGAAAGCCAGAGGGGTCTGTGTTTGGCTATATTCAGGTGAAAATGAGggtgtttcacaataa
- the LOC121187364 gene encoding P2Y purinoceptor 13-like, with amino-acid sequence MPSNQTSRNDAECYGFVYNPNIVPALYFLMLPIALLLNGVAAWVSIHLKSTTTFVVYLKNLVVADFIMTLLIPIKAASDLPSASNALVVLSCRYFSTVFYSTQYTCIALLGFIGLDRFFKIMTPQSKFGQNLTFSKLISGSVWLKLFGGTALPNIILSNKSVANMTEISTCMELKGPAGLELHHTIVIYLNVFFWLVSVVVAVCYICIANKVIQSFRNSGSSNNQGKQKIKLRVFLVVIVFFVSFTPYHIIRIPYTFQQVYYSSYSDCSYLKGKFAKEFSLWLANTNICMDPLLYVFLCREFKEKLVSMMQNVSISFKVASAGKAGATLPQSRF; translated from the coding sequence ATGCCATCAAATCAGACATCTCGAAATGATGCAGAGTGCTATGGTTTTGTTTACAACCCCAACATTGTCCCAGCTCTGTACTTTTTGATGTTGCCCATAGCTCTGTTGCTGAATGGTGTGGCAGCCTGGGTGTCTATCCACCTCAAGTCTACTACCACCTTTGTGGTGTACCTGAAAAATCTTGTAGTTGCTGACTTTATTATGACCTTGCTTATCCCCATCAAAGCTGCAAGTGACTTGCCCAGTGCATCAAATGCCTTAGTTGTGCTTTCATGCCGTTATTTCAGCACCGTTTTCTACAGTACACAGTACACATGTATTGCTTTGTTGGGCTTTATCGGTCTGGACCGTTTCTTCAAGATCATGACACCCCAGAGCAAGTTTGGTCAGAATCTGACCTTTAGCAAACTGATATCAGGCTCTGTTTGGCTAAAACTGTTTGGAGGTACAGCTCTACCCAACATCATTTTAAGTAACAAATCAGTGGCCAATATGACAGAGATCAGCACTTGCATGGAGTTGAAAGGACCCGCTGGACTTGAGCTCCATCACACGATTGTGATTTACCTGAATGTTTTCTTCTGGCTTGTCAGCGTTGTTGTTGCGGTTTGCTACATTTGCATCGCAAACAAGGTTATCCAGTCTTTTCGAAACTCCGGCAGCAGTAACAACCAGGGAAAGCAGAAGATTAAACTACGTGTTTTTCTggttgtcattgtgttttttgtatCATTCACACCATACCACATCATCAGGATCCCATACACTTTTCAACAAGTCTACTATTCTTCCTATTCCGACTGCTCTTACTTAAAGGGCAAGTTTGCCAAGGAATTCAGCCTCTGGCTCGCCAATACAAACATCTGCATGGACCCACTTCTCTATGTCTTTTTGTGTCGAGAGTTCAAGGAAAAACTGGTGTCTATGATGCAAAATGTTTCCATCTCATTTAAAGTAGCTTCAGCAGGCAAAGCAGGGGCTACCTTACCACAGAGTAGATTCTGA
- the mfsd1 gene encoding major facilitator superfamily domain-containing protein 1 isoform X2, giving the protein MADYEERRSLLGDEDEGSFTGRQTARGPGRPMPAICDPSHILHRVVVLVFMCFLGFGSYFCYDNPAALQTQVLQDLNLNTAQFMQLYAWYSWPNVVLCFLGGFLLDRVFGIRLGTIIFSLFVCIGQVIFAAGAFVKYFWLMELGRFVFGIGGESLAVAQNTYAVNWFKGKELNLVFGLQLSMARLGSTVNMNIMGWVYSEVKDLVGSSGHTVLGASLMIAAVTCVFSLICALVLAFLDKRAERILHKEQGKTGEVIKLTDVKDFPFPLWLIFIICVAYYVAIFPFIGLGQVFFIEKFNFSPAEARAVNSIVYIISAPASPVLGFMVDRTGRNVVWVIIAVATTLAAHMMLAFTFWNPWIAMSLLGVSYSLLACALWPMVAFVVPEHQLGTAYGFMQSIQNLGLALIAMAAGTILDTRGYLVLEVFFCACICIALMAVVMLYFVDYLRGGDLNQSAAARAKLQKEATSDAE; this is encoded by the exons ATGGCGGACTATGAAGAGCGGCGGAGCCTGTTGGGAGATGAGGACGAGGGGTCGTTCACcggcagacagacagccagGGGACCCGGCAGACCGATGCCGGCCATTTGCGACCCCAGCCACATTCTGCACCGAGTGGTTGTCCTGGTATTCATGTGCTTTCTGGGATTCG GAAGCTACTTCTGTTATGACAATCCAGCCGCCCTTCAAACACAAGTCCTCCAG GATCTGAACCTGAACACTGCACAGTTCATGCAGCTGTATGCCTGGTACTCCTGGCCCAATGTGGTTCTCTGCTTCCTTGGGGGCTTCCTGCTTGACAGGGTCTTTGGCATCAG gctGGGAACCATcatcttttccctctttgtctgtATTGGACAG GTAATATTTGCTGCTGGAGCTTTCGTGAAATATTTCTGGCTGATGGAATTAGGACGTTTTGtgtttgg TATTGGAGGAGAGTCCTTGGCTGTGGCCCAGAACACATATGCAGTCAACTGGTTCAAAGGAAAAGAACTTAATCTGGTGTTTGGCCTTCAGCTCAGCATGGCTCGACTG GGCAGCACAGTGAACATGAACATTATGGGCTGGGTGTACAGCGAAGTCAAAGATCTTGTTGGCTCTTCTGGACATACTGTACTAGGCGCATCACTCATGATAG cTGCTGTAACCTGCGTGTTCTCACTAATCTGTGCCTTGGTGTTGGCATTCCTTGacaaaagagcagagaggatcCTCCACAAGGAACAAGGCAAAACCG GTGAGGTGATCAAACTGACAGATGTGAAAGATTTCCCCTTCCCACTATGGCTTATCTTCATCATTTGTGTGGCCTACTACGTCGCCATTTTCCCCTTTATTGGACTGGGACA GGTGTTCTTCATTGAAAAATTCAACTTTTCCCCAGCCGAAGCCAGAGCTGTCAACAG TATCGTGTACATCATCTCAGCTCCTGCATCTCCAGTTCTTGGCTTTATGGTTGATAGGACAGGAAGGAATGTGGTTTGGGTAATTATTGCTGTGGCCACCACACTCGCTGCTCACATGATGCTGGCCTTCACCTTCTGGAACCCTTGGATTGCCATG TCCCTGCTGGGTGTTTCCTACTCCCTACTGGCCTGTGCACTGTGGCCCATGGTAGCCTTTGTGGTGCCTGAGCATCAGTTGGGGACAGCCTATGGCTT CATGCAGTCGATCCAGAACCTGGGACTTGCTCTCATTGCCATGGCAGCAGGAACTATCCTCGACACCAGAGGATACCTGGTTTTGGAGGTGTTTTTCTGCGCCTGCATTTGCA
- the LOC121187813 gene encoding P2Y purinoceptor 13-like — translation MNATLSNTSIKCVRDTSVTAVVFPCLYSILFIVALVLNSLAAWIFFSIPNTSTFVVFLKNVVVADLLMTLTIPLRVLSDAGVGSWRLRAFHCQYSAVLFYITMYISILLLGLISLDRYLKIVRPFGKCVLQQVRVGQMLSAGVWVVMLSLALPNVFLSNKSPLNTGGKLKCTSMKSQAGLMWHEGFNYFCQVIFWGTLALMVVCYTFISKKVYESYKVSKSRSQAASRKTKAKVFVVVGVFFVCFAPFHFARVPYTLTQTRSMASHCQALYIAKETTLWLSATNVCLDPLIYVFLCKVFRKRLTATLCCKSFHKGTMESPTATSTQQMSQIAHSSKL, via the exons ATGAACGCCACTCTGTCCAACACCTCCATCAAGTGTGTTCGGGATACTAGCGTAACCGCTGTGGTTTTCCCCTGTCTATACAGCATCCTCTTTATAGTTGCCCTGGTACTGAATTCCTTGGCGGCATGGATCTTCTTCAGCATCCCCAACACCTCTACATTTGTGGTCTTTTTAAAAAACGTG GTGGTGGCTGACTTGCTGATGACCTTGACCATCCCTCTGAGAGTGTTAAGTGATGCAGGTGTGGGTTCTTGGCGTCTACGCGCCTTCCACTGCCAATACTCTGCAGTTCTCTTCTACATCACCATGTACATCAGCATCCTTTTGCTAGGCCTGATCAGCCTGGACCGCTACCTGAAAATAGTCAGGCCCTTTGGGAagtgtgtcctgcagcaagtCCGTGTTGGTCAGATGCTGAGTGCAGGAGTCTGGGTGGTAATGTTATCTTTAGCACTACCCAACGTTTTTCTAAGTAACAAGTCACCACTGAACACTGGAGGCAAACTGAAGTGCACCTCCATGAAGAGCCAAGCCGGCCTGATGTGGCATGAAGGATTCAACTACTTCTGTCAG GTGATTTTTTGGGGCACTCTGGCGCTGATGGTGGTTTGCTACACATTCATCAGCAAGAAGGTTTATGAGTCATACAAAGTCTCAAAGAGCAGAAGTCAGGCAGCCAGTCGGAAAACCAAAGCAAAGGTCTTTGTGGTAGTGGGGGTGTTTTTTGTCTGCTTTGCCCCCTTTCACTTTGCTCGCGTTCCCTACACGCTGACCCAAACTCGCAGCATGGCAAGTCACTGCCAAGCACTTTACATTGCCAAGGAAACCACCTTGTGGCTATCAGCCACTAATGTATGTCTGGATCCGCTTATCTATGTGTTCCTGTGTAAGGTATTCAGAAAAAGACTTACAGCTACACTCTGCTGCAAGTCATTCCACAAAGGTACCATGGAATCTCCCACAGCAACATCAACTCAGCAGATGTCACAAATAGCCCACAGTagcaaactgtaa
- the p2ry12 gene encoding P2Y purinoceptor 12, producing the protein MERSTIFQQFPGNHSRTNMTCSRDNVLKTVVFPVLYSFLLLVGLLLNGVAAWVFFRIPSRSHFIIYLKNIVVADVIMTFTFPFKVLSDSNLASTGLRIFVCRVSSVLFYLSMYISILFFGLISIDRCRKTLKPFRGTNAVRLGRRKLLSGAIWTFLLVLCLPNVILTSKTPTSKYFKCSDLKTEAGLFWHEVVNHVCQVIFWGNLVTVIVCYTLITKELYRSYSRTKTHSAGGTICQTPSGTTRTPHRATRKMNANVFLVLAVFFVCFVPFHFARVPYTLSQTRGVLFDCKFKLFFFQLKESTLFLSSLNSLLDPLIYFFLCKSFRTTLFKTLQLPPGTCGCLTGRGPDTETGSTPLRDSSGCT; encoded by the exons ATGGAGAGAAGCACAATTTTCCAGCAGTTCCCTGGCAATCACAGCCGAACCAATATGACTTGTTCCCGTGACAATGTTTTGAAGACGGTGGTTTTTCCTGTTCTGTACTCCTTTCTCCTTTTGGTGGGGCTGTTGCTCAATGGTGTGGCAGCATGGGTGTTCTTTCGGATCCCATCACGGTCTCACTTCATTATTTACCTGAAGAATATTGTTGTTGCAGATGTCATCATGACCTTCACTTTCCCTTTCAAG GTGTTGTCAGACTCCAACCTGGCATCCACTGGCTTGCGTATATTTGTGTGTCGAGTTTCCTCAGTGCTCTTCTACCTCTCCATGTATATCAGCATCCTCTTCTTTGGCCTTATCAGCATTGATCGCTGTAGAAAGACCCTCAAGCCCTTTAGGGGGACTAATGCAGTCCGACTGGGACGTCGGAAGCTCCTTTCGGGGGCCATCTGGACCTTCCTGCTGGTTCTCTGTCTGCCCAACGTGATCCTGACATCTAAAACCCCAACTTCTAAATACTTCAAGTGCAGCGACCTGAAGACAGAAGCTGGGCTTTTTTGGCATGAGGTGGTAAATCATGTCTGTCAAGTTATTTTCTGGGGTAACCTGGTGACCGTGATTGTATGCTACACCCTAATCACCAAAGAGCTGTACAGGTCCTACTCGCGCACAAAGACCCACAGCGCTGGAGGGACTATATGTCAAACACCAAGTGGGACAACTCGCACACCCCACAGGGCCAcaagaaaaatgaatgcaaatgttttCCTGGTTCTGGCAGTGTTCTTCGTGTGCTTTGTGCCATTTCACTTTGCCCGTGTGCCGTACACTCTGAGTCAGACCCGAGGGGTTCTCTTTGACTGTAAATTCaagctcttcttctttcagctgAAAGAGAGTACACTTTTCCTCTCATCCTTAAACTCTCTCCTGGACCCACTCATCTACTTCTTCCTCTGTAAATCCTTCAGGACCACTCTGTTCAAGACCCTGCAGCTACCTCCCGGTACCTGTGGCTGTCTAACAGGGAGAGGgccagacacagagacaggcagcaCCCCTCTGAGAGACTCCTCTGGCTGTACATGA